Below is a window of Longimicrobiaceae bacterium DNA.
CCCGGGCCGCACACGCTCCCCGGCGGTTGCCCCCGGGGCGGGCGCGGCCTACGTTCCACCCGGGAGCCGCGGCACGCGCACGGACGCGGCCGCCCTCCATCCGAACGCACCCGGAGCCGCATCCTGATGACCGACCTCCCCTCCCGTCCGCCCGCCGCACTGGACAGCGCGCGCGAGCGCGTCATCCGGGAGCTCTGCGAGCACTACGCGCACGACTCGCTCGGCGAGCGGCAGTTCGAGGACCGGCTGGACCGGGCGCACGCCGCCGCCTCGCTGCAGGAGCTGGAGGTACTGGTGGCGGACCTCCCCGCCCTGCGGACCGACGCCTCGCCCGCGCCGCTGCCGGCCGCCTCCGGCGAGGTGCGCGACCGGAGTACGGTGGTGGCGGTCATGGGCGGCGCGGTGCGGAAGGGGAGCTGGGTCCCGCCCCGGCAGCTCCACGCCTTCGCCATCATGGGCGGGGTGGAGCTGGACTTCCGGGCGGCCCGCTTCGGGAGCGGCGTGGTGGAGGTGACCGTGTTCGCCCTGATGGGCGGCGTGGAGATCACCGTCCCGCCGGGGGTGCGGGTGCAGGTGGACGGCATCGCCATCATGGGCGGCTTCGACGAGCGGGCGACCACGCCGCCGCCCACCGATCCCTCCGCGCCCGTGGTCCGCATCGGCGGGTTCGCGCTCATGGGCGGTGTGGAGGTCCGCACCCGCCTCCCGGGGGAGACCAAGGGCGACGCGCGCCGACGGGAACGGCTGGAGCGGAGGGAGACGCGGAGGATCCACCGGGGAGGGTAGGCCCCCACCCCGGAGGGTGCCGCAGCCCCTGCGCCTGCACAATGCGAGACCTCCCCCCAGGCATCCACCGCCTGGAGGGAGGTTTTCCGTTCTACCCTCTACGTCGCCCGGAGCCGGGAGCGCCGCTCCCGCCTACTGCAGGTCGCAGGGGGTGGGCCTTTCGCGCGCCAGGCACTCCGCCTCCGGGATGGGGAACTTCCTCGCCCAGGCGGCGGGGAGCTGGTTGAAGCGCCGCAGGTCGATCCAGCGGTGCCCCTCGAAGAGGAGCGAGTAGAAGCGCTCCCGGAGCAGCGCCGTCACGAAGGCCGCGTCGGTCGCCGGCATGGCGATGGGCGCCAGCCCCCCGGCCCGCTGTCGGATCAGGTTCAGGTCCTCCAGCGCGCCCGGCCGGTTCCCGGTGAACCAGCGGGCCTCCGCGCGCAGGAGGAGCAGCTCCTCGTTGGTGATGACCGGGATGGGGTCGGTGGGATCGTCGTAGATCGTGAACTTCAGGTTCGAGGTGAACCCCTGCTGCGTGACCGGCTCCACCACCTTCACCTTCTCCTGCACCCGCCGGTCCAGCGCCCCGCCCGGCTGCCGCTGGGCCTCGGTCATTACGGAGGGGTGGGCGAAGATGGTGCTCGCGACCAGGCCGTTGGAGGTCTCGCCCGAGCCCGTGCCGTAGACGTGGTACACCCCCCTGTCCAGCGGGGCGGTGGCGCTGACGAAGGAGTTCTCCAGCGCGGTGAGCGCCGACGCGTACTGCCTGCGGTACACCTCGGCGCGGGCCTTGAGGGCCCGGTTGAAGCTCAGGAAGGTGGACGGGGTGTTGAAGCCCGAAAAGCCTGCGCTCAGCGGGAAGGGGAAGCCGCCTCCCGCGGCCTGCAGGTGGACCGCCGCCTCGTCGAGCAGCTTCACCACGTGGGCGAGCCCGGCCGCCCGGTCCACCAGCTCCCCGGGGCCGGCGTCCAGCGGGCGGTCCACGTCGATCACCACCCCGGCCACGTCCCGGGTGTTGACGATCAGGAGGAAGTCGAGCGCCATGATCGTCTTGGCGAAACCCCGGATCGCCTCCTTCTGCGCGGGGCTGAACTCCCCCACCTGGTCCACCGCCCCCAGGAGGATCACCGCGTTCTGGATGTTGCGGTAGCGCAGCGCCCAGAGGTTCGCGCCGAACGCCGGGCTCCCCGGGTTCAGCTCGGGGGCCAGCATCTCGGTGATGAAGCGCGGATCGGAGGGATCGAAGTTGTACGACTCCCGCCCCAGGATCCCCAGGAGCGAGACGTACGCGTTCGGCGCCGAGATGTTGGCGCGCGCCCCCACCAGCAGCCCCGTGGCGGCGGCCCTCACCCCCGCGGGGGTGGGGTTGCTCCGCAGGTCCTCGATGCTCGGGTTGTTGTAGTCCGGCACCGTCAGGTCGCCGCACCCCCCCAGGAACGCCGCGCCCAGCAGGGTGGCGAGGACCGCGCCGCGCCAGGCGCGCCGGCCGGATCTCGAGTACGTTTGCATGTGCGTCTCCCTTGCTAGAAGCCCAGGCTCATGGAGAGCCAGATGCTCCGGCTCGGCGGGAAGGGTGCCACGTCGATGTTCCGCGCGATCTGCTGGTTCCCGAAGTTGCTCACCTCCGGATCGAGCCCGGTGTAGTCGGTGAAGGTGAGGAGGTTGCGGCCGCTCAGCGAGATCTTGGCGTCGTTCACCCCCAGGCCCACCCGCGACAGGGCACGCGACGGGATCTCGTACGAGAGCGACACCTCGCGCACCTTCACGAAGGAGCCGTCCTCGATGTAGGGGCGCGTCTCCCGGCCGAAGCCGATCAGCCGGCGGCTCCCACGGGTGGTGGTGATCTGGTTCCCGGCCTTGTCCCGGATGGGCTGGCCGGTCAGCGGGTCCACCCCCGGCTGCGGATCGAGGGCGAAGTCCGCGGTGTTCTGGCCGAAGTCGAAGAGCAGCTTCGTCAGGTTGATGATCTCGTGGCCGCGGTGCCAGTCCACCAGGCCGTAGAGCTGGAACCGCCCGAAGGTGAGCTCGTTGGTGAACGCCATCTGGAAGTCCGGGTTGGCGTCGCCCACCTTCTCGACCACCACCTTCCCGTCCCGGATCACGTTCGCCACGATCTGCGTAGCGGACTCCCCCTCCTCGATCTGGAAGGCGCCGAGCGCGGTGCCGAAGCCGCCGGTCCGGAAGGAGGGGACCGGGAGCTCCTCGATCCTGCTCCGGTTCGCGGAGAACGTCGTGCGGGTGAACCAGCTGAAGTTGTCCCGGCGCAGCGGGGTCGCTCCCAGCGCGATCTCGACCCCGCGCGTCCGCAGCTCGCCGCCGTTGAAGAACTGGGTGGTGAACCCCGACGAGGGCGCCACCGTGCGCTGCAGCAGGAGGTCCGTGATGCTCTGCTGGTACGCGGTCACCTCCAGGTTGGCGTTGCCGCCGAAGAGGACCACGTCGACCCCGCCCTCGATCTCGCGCATCCGCTCCGGCGTGATGTCCGGATCGCCGGCCACCGCCGCGCCCAGCGGGAGCACCAGCCCGGGGAGCCCGCCGATGTTGTTGGCGGCGCTGAGCGGGGTGAACTTCTGCCCGAAGAGCGGCTGGTTGCCGCTCTCGCCGTACGCCAGGCGCAGCTTCAGCTCGTCGACGCCGCGCCCGATCCCCGGCAGGCGGTACGAGGCGGACGCTTTCGGGTAGAGGAAGAATTTTTCCGTGTCCCCGTTGGCGCTGCTCTGGTCGGCACGCACGCTCCCGGTGAGGAGGAGCCGCTCGTCCATGAGGAGCAGCTCCTCCTGCAGGTAGAGCCCCAGCGTGCGCGTCCGGCGCCGCGTCTGGAACACCTCGATGCTGGTGGCGGCGTCCACGTTGCGCTGCCCGGCGACCAGGTTCCGCCCGATGTTCTGGAGGATGTTCAGGTCCTGGTCCAGGTACTGCACCCCGGCCGAGGTCGTGGCGGTGAGGTTGTCCCCGGGCGAGTAGGTGTGCACCAGGGCGGTGTTCGCCGTCAGGTTCAGGTTGCTGCTGGGGTTCAGCAGCGAGGTCCCGGGCTGCTGGTCGTCGTCCTCGAACTCCAGCTCCGGCGGGAAGAAGAGACGGTTCTCCTGCTGGAAGTAGTCGGCCCCGGCGTTGGCCAGGAGGCGCAGCTGCTGCCGTCCCGTGTCGATCAGGCCGACCTCCGCGTTCCCGGAGGCGATGGAGCGCCAGACCTCCTCCTCGTTGGTCATCAGCGCGATCGTCTGCAGCGGGTTGCTGCGCTCGAACGGGTTGTCCGGGAAGGCGTTCGTGTTGTTGTCGCGGCGCAGGTCCACGAAGTTGGGGGTGAACGGAAGCACCATGTAGAAGCTGGTGCCCGAGTTGTCGTTGTTGGTGAGCCCGCGCTCCGCCACCGAGTGGATCACGTTCCCGTTGAAGCCCACCCGGACGCGCGAGCCGAGCCGCTGGTCCAGGTTGAGGCGGAGGGACTGCTTCTCGTAGCCGGTGTTGTCGATAATGCCGGCGTCGTCCAGCCAGAGCCCGGAGACGAAGTAGGAGCCGTTGTCGTCCCCGCCGCGGATGCTGAGCGCCGTCTCGGTGGAGAGGTCCCTCCGCCCGGCGATCATCTCCTCCAGGTTGAACTGCTGCAGCGGCCGCCCGCTCGCGTCGAAGAAGTTGGCCGCGCTCGCGCCGAACGCGCCGACCGCCTCGTCCCGCGTCCAGTTCCGCATCCCCAGCGTGTTGGAGAGGGAGTACTGGCCGACCCGCTGCGTCACGCTCACCTGGGGCGCCCCGCTCCGGCCCCGCTTGGTGGTGACGATGATCACCCCGTTGCTGGCCTGCGAGCCGTAGATGGCCGACGCCGAGGCGCCCTTGAGCACCTCGATCGTCT
It encodes the following:
- a CDS encoding RagB/SusD family nutrient uptake outer membrane protein, whose amino-acid sequence is MQTYSRSGRRAWRGAVLATLLGAAFLGGCGDLTVPDYNNPSIEDLRSNPTPAGVRAAATGLLVGARANISAPNAYVSLLGILGRESYNFDPSDPRFITEMLAPELNPGSPAFGANLWALRYRNIQNAVILLGAVDQVGEFSPAQKEAIRGFAKTIMALDFLLIVNTRDVAGVVIDVDRPLDAGPGELVDRAAGLAHVVKLLDEAAVHLQAAGGGFPFPLSAGFSGFNTPSTFLSFNRALKARAEVYRRQYASALTALENSFVSATAPLDRGVYHVYGTGSGETSNGLVASTIFAHPSVMTEAQRQPGGALDRRVQEKVKVVEPVTQQGFTSNLKFTIYDDPTDPIPVITNEELLLLRAEARWFTGNRPGALEDLNLIRQRAGGLAPIAMPATDAAFVTALLRERFYSLLFEGHRWIDLRRFNQLPAAWARKFPIPEAECLARERPTPCDLQ
- a CDS encoding DUF1707 domain-containing protein — protein: MTDLPSRPPAALDSARERVIRELCEHYAHDSLGERQFEDRLDRAHAAASLQELEVLVADLPALRTDASPAPLPAASGEVRDRSTVVAVMGGAVRKGSWVPPRQLHAFAIMGGVELDFRAARFGSGVVEVTVFALMGGVEITVPPGVRVQVDGIAIMGGFDERATTPPPTDPSAPVVRIGGFALMGGVEVRTRLPGETKGDARRRERLERRETRRIHRGG
- a CDS encoding SusC/RagA family TonB-linked outer membrane protein, with translation MVKKTFVLALLLLAVPLAGFAQEQRQVTGQVVSAAGGAPLGDARVVIAGTSRGTTTDPQGNFTLSVPAGAVRLRVSQVGYVAQDVAVPPGQGQVTVRLAQDVLNLEGIVVTGQATAVARRNLPNAVAVVTADQLTEAPAQTVEKALQGKIAGANIQTNSGAPGGGVQVSLRGVSSINAASEPLWVIDGVVVSNVAIPSGANAVTRASSGSNASAQDAPVNRIADINPEDIETIEVLKGASASAIYGSQASNGVIIVTTKRGRSGAPQVSVTQRVGQYSLSNTLGMRNWTRDEAVGAFGASAANFFDASGRPLQQFNLEEMIAGRRDLSTETALSIRGGDDNGSYFVSGLWLDDAGIIDNTGYEKQSLRLNLDQRLGSRVRVGFNGNVIHSVAERGLTNNDNSGTSFYMVLPFTPNFVDLRRDNNTNAFPDNPFERSNPLQTIALMTNEEEVWRSIASGNAEVGLIDTGRQQLRLLANAGADYFQQENRLFFPPELEFEDDDQQPGTSLLNPSSNLNLTANTALVHTYSPGDNLTATTSAGVQYLDQDLNILQNIGRNLVAGQRNVDAATSIEVFQTRRRTRTLGLYLQEELLLMDERLLLTGSVRADQSSANGDTEKFFLYPKASASYRLPGIGRGVDELKLRLAYGESGNQPLFGQKFTPLSAANNIGGLPGLVLPLGAAVAGDPDITPERMREIEGGVDVVLFGGNANLEVTAYQQSITDLLLQRTVAPSSGFTTQFFNGGELRTRGVEIALGATPLRRDNFSWFTRTTFSANRSRIEELPVPSFRTGGFGTALGAFQIEEGESATQIVANVIRDGKVVVEKVGDANPDFQMAFTNELTFGRFQLYGLVDWHRGHEIINLTKLLFDFGQNTADFALDPQPGVDPLTGQPIRDKAGNQITTTRGSRRLIGFGRETRPYIEDGSFVKVREVSLSYEIPSRALSRVGLGVNDAKISLSGRNLLTFTDYTGLDPEVSNFGNQQIARNIDVAPFPPSRSIWLSMSLGF